A window of Desulfobotulus pelophilus genomic DNA:
GGTCATTTTATGAAGGGGCACAACCCTGTGCCTGCCATTGACCGGCTGGTGGCAAAACTGAATGATTTTATCCGTGATCACACCCGCGATACTTCAAGGGTACTGATTTCCGTACTCCAGGAAAAGGTGAAAAACAACAGCCTTTCCCTTTCGGAACAATCTGAAAAACCCTTTACCTTTCTTCACGGGCTGATCCGCTCTTATCTGGACTACCCCGAACGTCTTTATGAGCTCACCCGTCAGGCCGACATCAAATGGGGACAAATTAACAATGAAAAACCCTACTTCCAGAAACCCGGCGATCCACCCCACCCCGAGGATGAATATTCCCACGAAAGCGTAGCGGCAAGACTGACGGATCTGCTGGAAACCATGGAAGCCTCCATGGAAGAAGAAAATAAAGACTGAGCAGGCAGAAACCTGCCGCCCCTAAAGGCCTTCAGGGTTTTAAAACCGGGCCGGTGCAGGGGACTTTCCCTACGCAAAACCGGCAACTTCCCCCAGACAACCCCGTACCGCACCGGCCTTCCTTCAGGAAAGAAAACTCCAGAGAACCCCGGCGGCAATGGCAGAACCGATCACCCCTGAAATATTAGGAGCCATGGCATGCATGAGCAGAAAATTGCCGGGATCTTCCTTCTGGGCCACATGGTGCACCACACGGGCCGAATCCGGTACAGCCGAAACCCCGGCGGCACCAATCAGGGGATTGATTTTGGTTTTTAAAAACAGATTCATGAACTTGGCGAAAAGCAACCCGCAAGCCGTTGCCACGGCAAAACTGGCTGCTCCCAGTACAAAAATCCCTATGCTTTTCGCATTAAGAAAAACATCTGCCTGGGTGCTGGCCCCAACGGTTACACCCAGGAGGATGGTCACCGTATCGATGATTACCGTGCGGGCCGCCACAGCCAGACGATCCGTCACCACGGCCTCCTTGAGGAGGTTACCCAGAAACAGCATGCCCAGCAGGGGAAGAGCCGCCGGTGCGATAAAACAGCACATCAGAAGCCCCATGATGGGAAAAATGATTTTTTCCCTCTGGGAAACCTTCCTTGGCTCCTCCATGCGGATGCAACGCTCTTTTTTCGTGGTCAGAAGCTTCATAATGGGCGGCTGGATCACGGGTACCAGAGCCATATACGAATAAGCGGCAATGGCGATGGGACCGATCAGATCCGCAGCGAGCTTTGATGTCAGGAAAATGGCCGTTGGCCCATCCGCGCCACCGATAATACCGATGCTGGCCGCTTCAAAAGGAGAAAATCCGATGGCCAGAGCTCCCAGAAAGGTAAGAAAAATACCCGCTTGAGCAGCAGCACCCAGCAGCATGAGAGAAGGTCTTGCCAGAAGGGTAGAAAAATCCGTCATGGCTCCGATACCAAGAAAAATCAAGGGCGGATAAATGCCGTGGGTAACGCCCATGTAAAGATACCCCAGAACGGAACCTTCTTCATAGATACTCAGACCCAGCCCATGGAATACCGGGATATTTCCCATGAGAATACCAAATCCTATGGGGACCAGCAAAAGGGGTTCGTAGCGTTTGACTATCCCCAGATAAATAAATACAA
This region includes:
- a CDS encoding sodium ion-translocating decarboxylase subunit beta produces the protein MIPLLLDFLSNTGFYLVDFRHVFMICVGLVFIYLGIVKRYEPLLLVPIGFGILMGNIPVFHGLGLSIYEEGSVLGYLYMGVTHGIYPPLIFLGIGAMTDFSTLLARPSLMLLGAAAQAGIFLTFLGALAIGFSPFEAASIGIIGGADGPTAIFLTSKLAADLIGPIAIAAYSYMALVPVIQPPIMKLLTTKKERCIRMEEPRKVSQREKIIFPIMGLLMCCFIAPAALPLLGMLFLGNLLKEAVVTDRLAVAARTVIIDTVTILLGVTVGASTQADVFLNAKSIGIFVLGAASFAVATACGLLFAKFMNLFLKTKINPLIGAAGVSAVPDSARVVHHVAQKEDPGNFLLMHAMAPNISGVIGSAIAAGVLWSFLS